From a single Papaver somniferum cultivar HN1 unplaced genomic scaffold, ASM357369v1 unplaced-scaffold_133, whole genome shotgun sequence genomic region:
- the LOC113333583 gene encoding uncharacterized protein LOC113333583, with amino-acid sequence MDTNIMIDFAKSLNFTNYDCIDREGLAGGLLLLWKEGFQCSVHEKSNNIINVLSSLHPAKQNVLISFMHGSTYSDIKKIQWDVMSSISDNIMQPWIVIGDLNVHLHTLDSQQKINECGLMDLGYIGRDFTRSSNKIGTGIRTSRIDMALGNQQWCSDFPNARLYHLVQAGYDHYPIMLQTDKTTKNIWIPFKFFAMWLKHAGFKNQLKIAWNTNTRGSPGHILIEKHISTRKRLSCWNKIDFGDIDSNINALHDQLLKLQNEPVSITQHNCLNDTNKQLEMWFDIKTEFYKQKSGDKFVVDMDNNSRYFHTLANRRMFRKNIDCLYDVHGTWYDNRKDIANILISHFSSVSCSVINQIHDEVFDIIPTVITNELSEFFTRISTVDDVFQIVKDMASWCSPGLHGFQAGFYHVNWDIVGNDIVQAVQSFFISGYMPREFNKTYLSLIPKTDKANYPTDVRPIGLCNTIYKIISKILANRIKPYLKKIISPFQSAFVLGRAIQDNIIIAHEMIHTMKHKEGNTGSMDLKLDLSKAFDMLEWPFILGMLKKLGFPEKFCKYIEQCISTT; translated from the coding sequence ATGGATACAAATATAATGATTGACTTTGCTAAATCtttaaattttactaattatgaTTGCATAGACAGGGAAGGACTTGCCGGTGGTCTCCTCTTATTATGGAAGGAAGGTTTTCAATGTTCTGTCCATGAAAAATCaaataatatcattaatgtcCTTTCTAGTTTACATCCTGCAAAACAAAATGTCTTAATCTCTTTCATGCATGGCTCTACCTACTCTGATATTAAGAAAATACAATGGGATGTCATGTCTAGTATTAGTGATAACATTATGCAACCTTGGATTGTAATTGGAGACCTTAATGTTCACCTTCATACTTTGGATTctcaacaaaaaataaatgaatgtgGTCTAATGGATTTAGGTTATATTGGTAGAGATTTTACTCGGTCTAGTAATAAGATTGGCACTGGAATTAGAACTTCTAGAATTGACATGGCTTTGGGTAATCAACAGTGGTGTTCTGATTTCCCTAATGCCAGATTGTATCATCTTGTTCAAGCTGGGTATGATCACTATCCTATAATGCTACAAACTGATAAAACCACTAAAAATATATGGATaccttttaaattctttgctATGTGGCTTAAACATGCTGGATTTAAAAATCAACTGAAAATTGCTTGGAATACTAATACTAGAGGTTCTCCTGGTCATATATTGATTGAAAAACATATCTCTACTAGAAAAAGGCTTTCTTGTTGGAATAAGATTGACTTTGGTGATATTGATAGTAATATTAATGCTCTTCATGATCAACTCCTTAAACTTCAGAATGAACCAGTCTCTATTACTCAGCATAACTGTCTTAATGATACCAATAAGCAACTAGAAATGTGGTTTGATATTAAAACTGAATTCTATAAGCAAAAATCTGGAGATAAATTTGTAGTTGATATGGATAATAATTCTAGATATTTTCACACTCTAGCTAATAGAAGAATGTTTAGGAAAAACATTGATTGCTTATATGATGTTCATGGTACTTGGTATGATAATAGAAAGGATATTGCTAACATCCTTATTTCTCACTTTAGCTCAGTTAGTTGCTCTGTTATAAATCAAATACATGATGAGGTTTTTGATATTATTCCCACTGTCATTACTAATGAGTTATCTGAGTTTTTTACCAGaatttcaactgttgatgatgtttttcaaatagtgaaAGATATGGCCTCTTGGTGTTCCCCAGGCCTACATGGCTTTCAAGCTGGTTTCTACCATGTTAATTGGGACATTGTTGGTAATGATATAGTTCAGGCTGTTCAGAGTTTCTTTATTTCTGGTTACATGCCTAGGGAGTTTAATAAGACTTACCTTTCTTTGATTCCTAAAACTGATAAGGCCAATTATCCTACTGATGTTAGACCTATAGGCTTATGCAATACTATCTATAAAATTATCTCTAAAATCCTTGCAaatagaataaaaccttatctaaAAAAGATTATCTCACCTTTTCAATCAGCTTTTGTCCTAGGTAGAGCTATACAAGATAATATAATAATTGCTCATGAAATGATTCATACAATGAAACATAAAGAAGGTAACACTGGTAGTATGGATCTGAAATTGGATTTATCCAAAGCTTTTGATATGTTAGAATGGccttttattttaggaatgctcaAAAAACTTGGTTTTCCTGAGAAATTCTGTAAGTACATTGAACAATGTATTTCTACAACATAA